From a single Miscanthus floridulus cultivar M001 chromosome 8, ASM1932011v1, whole genome shotgun sequence genomic region:
- the LOC136473333 gene encoding uncharacterized protein isoform X2, whose translation MNLRSATPEALRSMAMFIEPLDGPDGYLRWKESVLLRLHTLGVAHVLSDDPPALPAGDVVASRAAAAKKWARDDAVCRGHILAALSGRLLPDYARHGTGRAVWHPVARTYDLGVATPSVSWQKFLDFRSDDYEDASLLEQIAHAEALAAAADHPLVSGSAVAKHHIY comes from the exons ATGAACCTTCGATCGGCAACACCTGAGGCACTTCGATCAATGGCGATGTTCATCGAGCCTCTCGACGGCCCCGACGGCTACCTGCGGTGGAAGGAGTCGGTGCTCCTGCGCCTCCACACCCTCGGCGTCGCGCACGTCCTCTCCGACGACCCTCCGGCTCTGCCCGCCGGCGACGTCGTCGCCTCTCGGGCGGCGGCGGCCAAGAAGTGGGCGCGCGACGATGCGGTGTGCCGCGGCCACATCCTCGCGGCGCTGTCGGGCCGCCTCCTCCCCGACTACGCCCGGCACGGCACCGGCAGGGCGGTGTGGCATCCCGTGGCGCGCACCTACGACCTGGGCGTTGCCACGCCCTCGGTCTCGTGgcagaagttcctggacttccgCTCCGACGACTACGAGGACGCGTCGCTCCTGGAGCAGATCGCCCACGCGGAGGCTCTGGCCGCCGCCGCGGACCACCCCCTGGTCTCAGGCAGCGCCGTG gctaaacaccacatatATTAA
- the LOC136473333 gene encoding uncharacterized protein isoform X1: protein MNLRSATPEALRSMAMFIEPLDGPDGYLRWKESVLLRLHTLGVAHVLSDDPPALPAGDVVASRAAAAKKWARDDAVCRGHILAALSGRLLPDYARHGTGRAVWHPVARTYDLGVATPSVSWQKFLDFRSDDYEDASLLEQIAHAEALAAAADHPLVSGSAVVRMLCPGADPERGYAPD, encoded by the coding sequence ATGAACCTTCGATCGGCAACACCTGAGGCACTTCGATCAATGGCGATGTTCATCGAGCCTCTCGACGGCCCCGACGGCTACCTGCGGTGGAAGGAGTCGGTGCTCCTGCGCCTCCACACCCTCGGCGTCGCGCACGTCCTCTCCGACGACCCTCCGGCTCTGCCCGCCGGCGACGTCGTCGCCTCTCGGGCGGCGGCGGCCAAGAAGTGGGCGCGCGACGATGCGGTGTGCCGCGGCCACATCCTCGCGGCGCTGTCGGGCCGCCTCCTCCCCGACTACGCCCGGCACGGCACCGGCAGGGCGGTGTGGCATCCCGTGGCGCGCACCTACGACCTGGGCGTTGCCACGCCCTCGGTCTCGTGgcagaagttcctggacttccgCTCCGACGACTACGAGGACGCGTCGCTCCTGGAGCAGATCGCCCACGCGGAGGCTCTGGCCGCCGCCGCGGACCACCCCCTGGTCTCAGGCAGCGCCGTGGTTCGCATGCTGTgcccaggggcggatccagaacggGGCTACGCCCCGGACTGA